Genomic segment of Paenibacillaceae bacterium GAS479:
TTTACTTTGTTACGGATAAGCGAAATCGCTCCGATTAACGCCAGCATGAAAAGCAGTATTGCAAGCAATATCCAGCGGAAACTCCAACTAATAACGGATATAAATGTGAGAGTCGTAATGCGAAGATGATCAGGAAATCTTTAATAATCTCTTTTACAAATTCAGAGAGCTTCACAGTTGTCCCTCCACTTACAATCCCAGCATATTTTTAAGCACAGGCACATACTGCCTTGATATAACAACACGTTCCCCATTATCAAGTACCGCTTCAAATCGTCCACTTATTGTCGGATGAATAACTGAGATTTTAGTTATGTTCAAAACCGTTGATTTAGATGCACGAAAGCAGTGCTTTTCTTTGCATAGTTCCTCTAATTCATAAAGCTTTTGCTTTACCTCATAAACCTTGTCCTTGCTGTAAATAAAGACCTTTCCGTCAACCGCTTCGAAATAGTAGACATTGCTAAGTTTTATACGGTGAACACAGTCACCATAATATCCGAGCAGAATGAGGCTTTCTGTTTTTAGCTTGTTTACTATTTCGCTTATTTCATCATCTACCTCATGGCATCTGACGAGAATTTCCTCTTCCTGATCTTTGCTTATTTCTTCTATTGAAACTTTCATATCCTCACCCACTTTATTTGGTACAACGATATACTATCCGCCGTAACGCCGTTAATTTGAACCTTATCATAAATAATGGAAGAGTGGGGAGGCCAAACTAAATTTCGAAAGTGGATCTTGAGAAAAATGCTCTTGTCTCTGATAGAAATGATGTTTGTCTAGAGCAACATTCACACAGAGGGAAGGCAAGGCCGGCTGTCCATTCATCGCGTGCCAACGCAGTCCTATGCGGCTAATGAGATTTCTTATGTTGTAGTATAATAAAATTATTAATTATTCCAAGCTATAATCCAATAGCCAAGTAAGGAGTCGTTATGGGGAACCAATTGTTTAAGAGCTCGGTGGAAACGACCTTAAAAGTGATCGGCGGCAAATGGAAACTGGTCATTCTGTGCCATCTGTTAGACGGCGCCAAGCGCTTCGGAGAGCTCAAACGGGGAATGCCTGATATTACGCAAAAAATGCTAACTCAACAGCTGCGTGAATTAGAGGATGACAGGATCATTCATCGTGAAATATTCGTTCAAGTACCTCCAAAAGTTGAGTATTCCTTAACGGAATATGGCCGTACGATGGAGGAAGTGCTAGATGTGATGGCCGGCTGGGGAGAGAAGCACCACGAGCGAACTGAAGTTTAAACAAAATCAAAAAGTACGATTAAGTAAGACCTTTAACATTTTGTTGACGGTCTTTTTGTCGTCCATGGTTTCTAAAAGGGTACTACGTCACCCAATAGTGCGTACTTCCTTTTCGGAAAGTGTCGTCGTACAATAAGCCCCACGAGCAACACCCCAACAAAATGTTAAGGAGTGAACTATCCATGAAGCTGCAATTAGCGTTAGATCTTGTTGACATTCCTCAAGCCAAGCAATTGGTGAAAGAGGTGGAAGCTTATATAGATATCGTAGAGATTGGCACACCCGTTGTCATTAATGAAGGGCTTCGCGCCGTCAAAGAAATTAAAGAAGCATTCCCAAACCTGAAGGTTCTGGCTGATTTAAAAATAATGGATGCCGCAGGTTATGAAGTTATGAAAGCATCCGAAGCAGGAGCCGATATCATTACGGTATTAGGGGCTTCTGAAGATATGACAATCAAGGGCGCCGTTGAGGAAGCTAAGAAACAAGGCAGACAAATCCTTGTTGATATGATCTCAGTGAAAAACCTCGAGCAACGTGCGCAAGAAATCGACGCGCTTGGCGTAGACTATATTTGTGTGCATACCGGTTACGATCTTCAGGCTGTCGGAAAAAATTCGTTCGAAGATCTTCTGACGATCAAACGCGTTGTCAAAAATGCGAAAACAGCGATTGCTGGAGGCATTAAATTAAGCACGCTGCCAGAAGTAATCAAAGCGAACCCGGATCTTGTTATTGTCGGCGGAGGTATTACCGGACAAGCGGACAAGCAGGCTGCTGCCGCCGAGATGCGGGAATTGATTAAACAAGGATCTTAAAGCCAATGAAAGTGGATCCCTATACGGTTAAAATCCTTAAGGAGCTGCAGCAGGCAACTATTCAATTGGATGATGGACAAGCGGATCTTCTTGCCGAGCGAATCATCCAGTCGGGCAAAGTTTTTCTAGCTGGAGCAGGACGATCTGGCTTGATGGCCAAAGCATTTGCAATGAGACTGATGCATATGGGGATCGATTCCTATGTAATAGGTGAGACCATAACGCCTAATATAACGGAAAATGACTTGCTGATCATCGGATCTGGTTCCGGTGAAACGAAGAGTCTGTTGTCGATGGCTGAGAAAGCCAGAAGCTTGCAAGCTTGTGTTGCGGCCGTGACG
This window contains:
- a CDS encoding 3-hexulose-6-phosphate synthase, which codes for MKLQLALDLVDIPQAKQLVKEVEAYIDIVEIGTPVVINEGLRAVKEIKEAFPNLKVLADLKIMDAAGYEVMKASEAGADIITVLGASEDMTIKGAVEEAKKQGRQILVDMISVKNLEQRAQEIDALGVDYICVHTGYDLQAVGKNSFEDLLTIKRVVKNAKTAIAGGIKLSTLPEVIKANPDLVIVGGGITGQADKQAAAAEMRELIKQGS
- a CDS encoding transcriptional regulator, LytTR family, which produces MKVSIEEISKDQEEEILVRCHEVDDEISEIVNKLKTESLILLGYYGDCVHRIKLSNVYYFEAVDGKVFIYSKDKVYEVKQKLYELEELCKEKHCFRASKSTVLNITKISVIHPTISGRFEAVLDNGERVVISRQYVPVLKNMLGL
- a CDS encoding 6-phospho-3-hexuloisomerase encodes the protein MKVDPYTVKILKELQQATIQLDDGQADLLAERIIQSGKVFLAGAGRSGLMAKAFAMRLMHMGIDSYVIGETITPNITENDLLIIGSGSGETKSLLSMAEKARSLQACVAAVTIFPESSIGQLANIIVKLPGSPKDKSEGHYSTIQPMGSLFEQTLLLFFDAIILRLMEKKGYNSTTMFGRHANLE
- a CDS encoding transcriptional regulator, HxlR family yields the protein MGNQLFKSSVETTLKVIGGKWKLVILCHLLDGAKRFGELKRGMPDITQKMLTQQLRELEDDRIIHREIFVQVPPKVEYSLTEYGRTMEEVLDVMAGWGEKHHERTEV